A stretch of DNA from Coriobacteriia bacterium:
GCGCGGTCAGGTCGACCGCCGGTGGAAGCGCCGGCTCGGGCTCGGCGACCAACGGCATCGGCTCGATCTCGGGGACGGTCACGACCCCGGCCTGCGGCGGTGTGGTCGGCTCCGGCCGCACACGCGTCGCCGCCTCGGCAGGCGATGGCGCGGCCGGCTGAGCCTCGTCTCCCGACAACACGCTGCTGGGCAGACCCCCGGCTCCGACAGTCTCGTCGTTCATCTCTGTGCTTCCCCTCGTCGCTCTGCGTTCCACACCAAACGGCCACCACCACGGCATACGCGCTACTCGCCTTCCAGTACGGCGACTTCAACGCGTCGGCCGAACGTCTCCTCGAACAGGTCCTTCTTCTTTCCCACACCGTACAGCTCTGCATGAAGATCAACGGCGCCAACGACATCGAACCGAGTGACCTCGCCGTCGTCGGTCACCGAAACGGATGCGATCCGAGAGCCGCGTCCCCGGTCGAGACCGTCCGCGATCCGGAGGATCGCGGCGAGCTGGCGTACCGTCGCGCGATCGGCGGGCTCGATGGCCGCCCACGACTCGTGGCTGCGCTTGGGCAGCGCCTTGGTGTGATAGCGCGCGATCGCCGCCACCATCGCGGTCTCCCGCCGAGTAAGTCCGGGCAGCCCCGAGTGAAGAATCAGGTGATAGCTGTGCCGGTGGTGCCTGTCGTAGGCGATGTAGTAGCCGATGTCGTGAAGCATCGCCGCCGATTCGAGCAACCGGCGATCGCCCGGCTGCAGGTGCATCACGTCCGCAAGCTGGTCGAAGATCGAGAGCGACAAAGCCGTGACGTGCTCGGCATGTTGCTGGTCGAAGCGATAGCGTCGGCCCACGTCGCGAACCGAGTCCATGTGGTCGGGTGCGGTCGCTTCGATGGCGCCATCGCTCGCCAACGTGTCCAGCACGATGCCTTCTCGGATACCCCGCGCGTTTACCAGAACGCTGCTTGCGCCGAACAGCTTCAGCGTCTCGGCGAGCACGAGCGTGCCCGCCAGGATGATGTCGATGCGCTCTGCCGGCATGCCTGCCATCGCGAGGCGCTCGGCGGCCGTCGAATGAGAAAGGATGCCGAGCAGCTGCATGATCTCCGGCCGCTCGATCTGCACGCCCTGCAGCGACTCGTACCTGCGGCCACGCATGCCGGCGACCACTGCGGCGATCGTCGTGATTGCGCCGCCCGAGCCCACCAGTACGGAGACGCCCGGCTGCAGTGGCGTCACACTGGCGAGCAACGTGCGTCGCACGAAACGCTTCAGCTTCTTGAACGATGCCTCGCTCGGCGGATCCTCGGCAAGAAAGCGCTCGGATATCACGCGCGCACCGATTCGCATCGAGACGATGCTCACGGGCTCTTCGCCCACGCCCTGCACGATCTCCACCGACCCGCCGCCTATGTCGAGAATCACCGACTCCGGCATCTCGGTGGTCATCGGCATCGCCGAGAGCCACACGAGGCGTCCTTCCTCCTCCGCCGAGATGATCTCGACGTCGAGGCCGGCCTCGTTGTGCAGCCTGTCGACCAGCTCCTGACCGTTGCTCGCGCGGCGCACGGCCTCGGTTGCGATGGCTCGCACCTCGGTCACCCCGAGGTTGCGGCCGATATCCATCATCGCCTTGAGTGCCGAGACGGTTCGGTCGACCGCCTCGGGATCGAGTTGCCCGCTGGCGTCGAGTCCCTGACCCAGGCGCGTCATCTCTTTCTCGTCGTCGATGATGCGGTGCGGACCGCCAACCGGCACCTCGACGATGTTCGAACGCACGGAGTTGGTCCCGACGTCGATGACCTGCAGCAGTCTCACGGGCGTTCCTCCGGTGCGGGCGCAGGCGCACCGAGCGCGGGCGCAGCGTCCGGGACGAGGTCGGGGGTCTGGTCTGGGGCTGGCGCGACGCTGCGTAGCTGCGGGCGCACCCACGGCTCGGCACCGATCACGACCGGTGGTTCGATGGCCAGCCCCGCGGCGTCCGAACTCCAGGGCTGCGCCGCGGTGTCGATCGGCGGCATGCCGTCGGGCGAGATGACGGCTGCCTCCGCCAGCACGACCGCAGGCTGCGGGGACGATCCCTCGGCAGGTGCGATCACCACCTCCAGCGCGGCTGGCGAGTGTGCCGCTGCGGCCTCGGCTGTGGGCTCGGCGGGCGCGGGTTCGGGCAGTCGCGAGAGGGGCAGCAAGAGCGCGGGCAGCAGCTCGCCAGCCGGGTGCTCGGTAGTCAGCGTCAGGAACGCCTCGAACGTCGCCCGGGCGCGCTCCTCCAACAGCGTGGTCACGTCACCCAAGTCGCTTGCCGAGACACCCGCGCGCGCGGCGAGTGCGACTAGCTCCGGCGCCTGCAGCTGATCGAGAAAGAGGTGCAGGTCGTGCAGATCGCCGAGCGTGTCCTGGAACTCGGTGAGCACCGGGTGTACGGCGTCGAAGTCGTCGCCGTACACCGGCGCGAACACCTCGACGGCGTATCGCAGCCGCTTGAAGTCGATGCGCAATGCGTGCTGCTGCAGCGTGTTCTCCTCCGGCAGCGCGCCGGGCAGCGCGCCGAAAACCACGCTCGCACGTTGCGCGACCTGCGCGTGCGCGAAGCCGGACAGCGGCCGCTTGGCCTCCGTCGAGCTGCCGCCGATCGAGCGCGCCAGCTTGCGCAGCGTGCGGCGGTTCTCGGCGAGGTCGAGACGCGATAGCTCGCGGTTCAGCGCCACCAGCTGCTGCTCGCGAGTGCCCATTCGGCGGCCGATCAGGAAGGCGACGGCACGCTTGCCACCGTTGCCGAGGCTCTTGGCGAAGCCAGCAAACTCGTCGATGAAGACGTCGGCGTCGCGGACCGGACCGAGCGCGCGCGTAATGCGCCGAACGCGCCCGTACCACTCGCGGAACTCGCGCTGCGGATAGAGCGGATCGAGCAGTCGCATCGTCTCTCTCAGCCGCCGAGAGGCCACACGCATGTCGTGCACGGCATCCATGTCCGCGCCGCTGGAGGCGGCTCCTTCGAGGGCGAACAGCGGCTCGGCCTTCGCCAGCAGAAGCGCCGGGGCAGCGTCGGCAAGCGGCGTGAAGGCATCGACGCCTGGTACCGCAAACCGCTGATCCATCTACAGGTCCTCCATCGGTCAAGCCACGAGCTCGGCGAATGTGAAACGTGACGCGGGCAACTTCCGGGGCAATACACTCCAGTGGGGCCGCGTTCGTGCAGGCAGCGCCACCGTTTGAGCATACCCGAGCCCTGACAGGAATGGTTAGATGCCCGACGTTTCCGCGAAGCCCGCGGGTAAGGAGCCCAACATGACCTCCGACACGCCCACGCCCGAGCCCGCACCTACGCCCGAGCCGGAACAGCCAACACCGCCGGCACCAATCGCGTACACCACGCTTCTCCCGCACTTCACCCCCGCCGAGCACCTTGCCCGTGGCCGAGCCGCCCGCCAAGACACTCCGCGCAGCTCGCACGCGTCGTGGGAGACGTGGTCCGACCGGCCAGACCCGATCGACGTGCTGGAGGAGCAGGGCGCGCATCGCACGCCAGAGCTTCTGCCCATCCGCTACGGCCGCATGGTGGCATCCCCGTTCGCGTTCTACCGCGGGGGCGCCGCGATCATGGCGTCCGACCTGGCGACGACTCCGCGCAGCGGTCTGAAGGCGCAGTGCTGCGGAGATGCGCACTTGGTCAACTTCGGAGTGTTCGCGTCGCCGGACCGCTCGCTCGTCTTCGACATCAACGACTTCGACGAGACGCTGCCCGGGCCGTGGGAGTGGGACGTGAAGCGTTTGGCGGCCAGCTTCGAGGTCGCCATGCGCGATCGCGGGATGGATGCGACGGCACGGCGCGGCGCGGTTCTGGTGGCTGCACGCACCTATCGCGAGACCATGCTCGAATTCGCCCAGCTCAACACGATGGACGTCTGGTACGCACGCCTCGACGCCGTTGAGCTGCTGGAGAACCTGCAAGCCACTGGCGATCGCAAGGACGCCAAGCGCGTCGCGAAGGGCTTGGAGAAGGCGCAGTCGAAGAACAGCCTCCGCGCGCTGGAGAAGCTCACCGTGACGGTCGACGGCGAGCCGCGGATCATCAGCAACCCGCCGCTCATCGTCCCGGCCTCCGAGCTGCTGCAGGGCGCCGAGTTCGACCGCTTCACCGAGGTCATCCACCAGTTCCTGTCCAACTACGCCGCGAGCCTTCCAGACGACCGGCGCCATCTGCTGACCGAGTTCGAGTTCAAGCAGATTGCGCGCAAGGTCGTGGGAGTAGGCAGCGTCGGCATGCGCTCGTGGATCGTGCTGACGCTCGGACGCAACACCGACGACCCGCTGTTCCTACAGCTCAAGCAGGCGGAGAGCTCCGTAATGGAGCGCTTCGTTGGTCGAAGCCGCTACCGCAACCACGGGCGCCGAGTAGTCGAGGGGCAGCGCCTGATGCAGGCCGCGAGCGACATCTTGCTTGGCTGGTACAAGGTGTTGGCGTTCGACGGGCTCGTCCACGACTTCTACGTCCGTCAGCTCTGGGACGGCAAGGCCTCGCTTGACGTTGCGACAATGCCGGCTCGGATGTTCGGCCCATACGCACGTGCGTGTGGCTGGACGCTTGCTCGGGCGCACGCACGCAGCGGCGACCGAATTGCCATCGCGGGCTACCTGGGAGCCGGCTCGGTGTTCGACGAGGCAATCGCTGACTTCGCGGCCACGTACGCCGATCAGAACGAGCGCGACTACGAGAAGCTCGTTACGGCGGTCAAGAGCGGGCGGATCGCGGCGCAGACGGGAGTCTAGGGCTCGGACTACTTGCCTGCCCGTGAGTCGGCCACTGAGACCCATACGTTGCTGCCGACGGGCACGGTCAGTCCCGCCGAGGGCGCCTGATCGACGACCACGCCGTCCGGCGTCCCTGTGGCCGTGACGGCGCGCGGCGACGCGAACAGCCTCGTGTTGCTCGCCTCCCGGCTTGCCTGCACGAACGTCTCGCCGACCATCTGAGGCACGACCACACCGGGTGTTCCCGGCCCCAACGAAACCACGATAACGTCGGCCGAGCCGGTCGAGGCGGTATCACCTGCGCGCGGAAGTTGTTCGATGACCTCTCCGGAGTGCATGGAAGGGCTGTATGCGTACAGCACGGTAGGCACGAAGAGCTCGTACTCCAAAGCCGCTTGGGCGTCGCTCGACACAGCCCCAACAACGTCCGGGACGATTGCCTGCCTCGGCGATATCGCGACCGCGATGTTGACCGGCGATCCTTGGGCGACGTTGGTGTAGGGCGCCGGCGATTGGCCGATGATCCTGCCGGCAGGAAAGTCCTTCGTGACCCGGTACGTCGCCCTCCCCTCTCGGAGACGCGCGCCGATGAGGAGTCTGCTCGCCGCATCTGGAGTCAGGGACACGAGGGCGGGCACCGGAACTGGCAACGTCGCCCTCTCGAAGAACCACGCACCCAGCCCAAGGGCAAACACAGCAACGACCCCGACAGCGATCAGGACGACAGCGGGCGCTCGGCGCTTGGGCGCATCGACGGCGAGCTCTGCGGAAGCTGTTGCATCAGGACTGACCGAAGTGTCGGTGGGAGTCGAGACGTCGCTTGCCGAGGACCCCTCGGGGTCTGCTGGATACGAGCCGAGCTCGTCGCGCGTCATCTCACTCCTCTTGCCGTCGGTGCGTCAGTCCCTCGCTAGGGTAGCGCGGTCAGCACGACCGCCGCCAGCGCCAGACAAACTCCGAGGATCTGGAGGCGGTGCAGGCGTTCATGCAGCACGGTTCGCGCCAGCAAGATCGTGGTGACCGGATACAGCGAGCCGATCACCGAGGCGACCGCCATCGGACCGATCCGCAGCGCGGTGATCATCGTGAAGTTCGCCGCAGCATCGAGCACTCCCGCAAGCAGCGCAGGCGCCAGCGCCGAGCGACTCAGAGCACGCCCTGACGAGCCGCGACCCAGCATCGCCACGCCCAGGATGAGCGCGCCGGTGCAGCGCGCGACCAGCAGCGGGGCCAGGCCGCTCGCGTGGCTGGTAAACGACAGCGCGATGAGCGAGCAGGCGAAGCCAGTGCCCGCAAGTACTGCCAGCATCACCGCGCGCGGAGGGGTGGCGTGCTCGTCGTCGGGGTCTGTCACCGTGCTCACGACCACGACGGCGACGATCGCCAACGCGAGCCCAAGCAGTGGGGCGAAGCCAACGCGCGAGCCGCGGAAAAGGTCGAACGCAGCCGGGCCTGCGCCAGCGAGCGCCGCGGTCACCGGCGCAACGATGCCCATGCGGCCTGCAGCAAGAGCGGCGTACAGCGACAGCACGCCTACCGTGCCCACGACTCCCGAAACCGCTGCCCAGCCGAAGTCGGCGGATGTGAACGCGGCCGGCCGCACGAAGACGAGCACCACGGCGAAGATGGCGACGCCAATGCCGTAAACCACAGCCGTCACCGAGAGTGCGGAGCCTCGCCTGCTGGCGAGCCCGCCGAGGAAGTCAGAACCGCCAAAGAACGCCGCTGTCGCCGTCGAGATGAGAGCTGTCAGCACGGGGCTTCGACAGGCTCCTTGCTGTTGGCAAGATCGGCCAGCGTCTGGGAGCTCATGAACTCACGCAGCACCGCTGACGCTGCAGTCCAGATCGGGTGCACTGGGCAGTCGGACGACCGGCCGCAGTGTGTAGGATCGGCCACGCAGATATTAAGCTGCAGGTTCTCCCCAGCGACTGCCAGGACCTCTCGCAGCTGTATCTGCGACGCCGAGCGCGCCAAGAGGAATCCGCCGCTGCGGCCTCGGCGGGACTCGAGAATCCCTGCATCAGCAAGGTTGCCCAAGATGGTGCGGGCAAGCTCGTAAGGAACACCGGCTTCGTCCGACAGCGCGCGAGCAGAGACCACGGTTCCTTGTGTGCGCTTCGCGAGCCCGACCATCAGCCGGACCGCGTAGTCCGCTTCGCGAGTAATGACCACGGTAGCTCAATCCTCTCGGATGCGCCCCG
This window harbors:
- a CDS encoding Ppx/GppA phosphatase family protein, with protein sequence MRLLQVIDVGTNSVRSNIVEVPVGGPHRIIDDEKEMTRLGQGLDASGQLDPEAVDRTVSALKAMMDIGRNLGVTEVRAIATEAVRRASNGQELVDRLHNEAGLDVEIISAEEEGRLVWLSAMPMTTEMPESVILDIGGGSVEIVQGVGEEPVSIVSMRIGARVISERFLAEDPPSEASFKKLKRFVRRTLLASVTPLQPGVSVLVGSGGAITTIAAVVAGMRGRRYESLQGVQIERPEIMQLLGILSHSTAAERLAMAGMPAERIDIILAGTLVLAETLKLFGASSVLVNARGIREGIVLDTLASDGAIEATAPDHMDSVRDVGRRYRFDQQHAEHVTALSLSIFDQLADVMHLQPGDRRLLESAAMLHDIGYYIAYDRHHRHSYHLILHSGLPGLTRRETAMVAAIARYHTKALPKRSHESWAAIEPADRATVRQLAAILRIADGLDRGRGSRIASVSVTDDGEVTRFDVVGAVDLHAELYGVGKKKDLFEETFGRRVEVAVLEGE
- a CDS encoding CHAD domain-containing protein → MDQRFAVPGVDAFTPLADAAPALLLAKAEPLFALEGAASSGADMDAVHDMRVASRRLRETMRLLDPLYPQREFREWYGRVRRITRALGPVRDADVFIDEFAGFAKSLGNGGKRAVAFLIGRRMGTREQQLVALNRELSRLDLAENRRTLRKLARSIGGSSTEAKRPLSGFAHAQVAQRASVVFGALPGALPEENTLQQHALRIDFKRLRYAVEVFAPVYGDDFDAVHPVLTEFQDTLGDLHDLHLFLDQLQAPELVALAARAGVSASDLGDVTTLLEERARATFEAFLTLTTEHPAGELLPALLLPLSRLPEPAPAEPTAEAAAAHSPAALEVVIAPAEGSSPQPAVVLAEAAVISPDGMPPIDTAAQPWSSDAAGLAIEPPVVIGAEPWVRPQLRSVAPAPDQTPDLVPDAAPALGAPAPAPEERP
- a CDS encoding DUF2252 domain-containing protein, which produces MPDVSAKPAGKEPNMTSDTPTPEPAPTPEPEQPTPPAPIAYTTLLPHFTPAEHLARGRAARQDTPRSSHASWETWSDRPDPIDVLEEQGAHRTPELLPIRYGRMVASPFAFYRGGAAIMASDLATTPRSGLKAQCCGDAHLVNFGVFASPDRSLVFDINDFDETLPGPWEWDVKRLAASFEVAMRDRGMDATARRGAVLVAARTYRETMLEFAQLNTMDVWYARLDAVELLENLQATGDRKDAKRVAKGLEKAQSKNSLRALEKLTVTVDGEPRIISNPPLIVPASELLQGAEFDRFTEVIHQFLSNYAASLPDDRRHLLTEFEFKQIARKVVGVGSVGMRSWIVLTLGRNTDDPLFLQLKQAESSVMERFVGRSRYRNHGRRVVEGQRLMQAASDILLGWYKVLAFDGLVHDFYVRQLWDGKASLDVATMPARMFGPYARACGWTLARAHARSGDRIAIAGYLGAGSVFDEAIADFAATYADQNERDYEKLVTAVKSGRIAAQTGV
- a CDS encoding PASTA domain-containing protein, which produces MTRDELGSYPADPEGSSASDVSTPTDTSVSPDATASAELAVDAPKRRAPAVVLIAVGVVAVFALGLGAWFFERATLPVPVPALVSLTPDAASRLLIGARLREGRATYRVTKDFPAGRIIGQSPAPYTNVAQGSPVNIAVAISPRQAIVPDVVGAVSSDAQAALEYELFVPTVLYAYSPSMHSGEVIEQLPRAGDTASTGSADVIVVSLGPGTPGVVVPQMVGETFVQASREASNTRLFASPRAVTATGTPDGVVVDQAPSAGLTVPVGSNVWVSVADSRAGK
- a CDS encoding DMT family transporter, with the translated sequence MLTALISTATAAFFGGSDFLGGLASRRGSALSVTAVVYGIGVAIFAVVLVFVRPAAFTSADFGWAAVSGVVGTVGVLSLYAALAAGRMGIVAPVTAALAGAGPAAFDLFRGSRVGFAPLLGLALAIVAVVVVSTVTDPDDEHATPPRAVMLAVLAGTGFACSLIALSFTSHASGLAPLLVARCTGALILGVAMLGRGSSGRALSRSALAPALLAGVLDAAANFTMITALRIGPMAVASVIGSLYPVTTILLARTVLHERLHRLQILGVCLALAAVVLTALP
- a CDS encoding Rrf2 family transcriptional regulator is translated as MVITREADYAVRLMVGLAKRTQGTVVSARALSDEAGVPYELARTILGNLADAGILESRRGRSGGFLLARSASQIQLREVLAVAGENLQLNICVADPTHCGRSSDCPVHPIWTAASAVLREFMSSQTLADLANSKEPVEAPC